Proteins found in one Muntiacus reevesi chromosome 2, mMunRee1.1, whole genome shotgun sequence genomic segment:
- the LOC136157691 gene encoding uncharacterized protein — MAPTLPALLCLGLSVGLRTQVQAGTLPKPTIWAEPGSVVPWGSPVSIWCQGILEAQAFRLDKEGRRVRWERQKVLKPSDKAQFSIPHMTEQHAGRYWCYYRTPTAWSERSEPLELVVTGRYNKPSLSALPSPAVTSGGKLTLQCGSRWGFNRFLLTKEGEDESSWTLDGQWSPDGQTQALFPVGPVSPGHGWTFRCYGFNRDTPRVWSAPSDPLELLVSGLSGKPSLLTPQGPVVTSGQNLTLQCRSDVGYARFALSKEGGRDLSQRPARRAQGGLSQADFLLGPVGAVHGGRYRCYGGHGVSSEWSAPSDPLELLVAGEGPAGLLRDRPSLSARPGPSVAPGENVTLLCQSGNRTDTFLLSQEGAAHRPLRLRAQHQGGRFQAEFSLSPVSSAHKGTYRCYRALSTEPHLLSRPSEPLVLLVSGGSEDQPAPQWTQDLQSKSEGLGELVVVSPSVKGEARGPDCRCPGSDLGVTPSGDEVTVGACPLRRSVVMDFLACKTGLTWYLSVLIGVSVTFVLLLLVLFLLLFLWHRGRDRRRNSDAAVSDAQSEVGLQLDHRVRPLLPSGHHRPPGAKLSPAHASLCSHPSSSRTHPDPSFPAPWVLPPRSQEDACISGPPARPGPPPSPPAKGAGERAPPPGPAGTAGTHPAAAMSEAPEDVTYAQLNHSTVRRGTAAPPSLLVGEPPAEPRSRSPELSGACSGLVLAGRLKAQSVSSLLPGEEASLHARSSRAESGFPSALCSSEVSIRSEHSTTFGPLLEDCHVCLWHNVMVLLHAAAPSDSCPGSPFRWIQGLDTVEASAFQVVGAWVRRTARSSPSLGPPEPQGLSPPGRKSCLFLGERKSIAPPPTQSLLPPTPGSPGLHPRRQPVKPTLPVLGSPSTMSRCEPQCPVCALGGAGGSLPPPPAGRVGGGGRLTAAPCLRPGALSRMASQGRPAGHRPAQGLGKHQNVLTRVSVTFTPCSPPPLTGAPQRMLQRSRIPGRGTVGKALRRGGGSGLAGTPEAALGTAGAPREERERSGHRDTAVSLSEEGKQLGSPTNMRRNRPTMCLGVHLQALGTSSPRKRTPAVALTRETSLYVRLSDPKAQPDPLAHGSSSGMWPQQSQLVGPGAPQRKSASDCQHPVCLSVRRAPRSPPSSRPGPQGGDAMTPTLPALLCLGLSVGLRTQVQAETPPKPTIWAEPGSVVTCGSSVTIWCQGPPNAKSFSLNKEGISAPWNTQPLLKPWDKANFSILNIEEQQAGRYRCSHFIGFNWSEPSDPLELLVAEEGPAGQSGARLCTDPTGLLRDRPSLSARPGPSVAPGENVTLLCQSGNRTDTFLLSQEGAAHRPLRLRAQRQGGRFQAEFSLSPVSSAHGGTYRCYRALSTEPHLLSRPSEPLALLVSARGSVPWEVPEVVQEGALREGPPEGGAWEPGPAPSSRTGVPEGQTQSEDEDSVPVRGWARGHVLSREAGACAGADLPALTPDYTVQNLIRMGLAASVLVLLGVLLCQARHDRKEARDAARS, encoded by the exons AtggcccccaccctccccgcccTGCTCTGCCTCG GGCTGAGTGTGGGCCTGAGGACCCAGGTGCAGGCTG GGACCCTCCCCAAACCCACCATCTGGGCTGAGCCAGGCTCTGTGGTCCCCTGGGGGAGCCCCGTGAGCATCTGGTGTCAGGGGATCCTGGAGGCCCAGGCGTTCCGTCTGGATAAAGAGGGAAGAAGAGTTCGCTGGGAGAGACAGAAAGTACTGAAACCCAGCGACAAGGCCCAGTTCTCCATCCCACATATGACCGAGCAGCACGCAGGGCGCTATTGGTGCTACTACAGAACCCCCACTGCCTGGTCAGAGCGCAGTGAGCCCCTGGAGCTGGTGGTGACAG GACGCTACAACAAACCCAGCCTCTCAGCCCTGCCGAGCCCTGCAGTGACCTCGGGAGGGAAACTGACCCTCCAGTGTGGCTCCCGTTGGGGATTTAACAGGTTCCTTCTGACCAAGGAAGGAGAAGATGAGTCCTCTTGGACCCTGGATGGACAGTGGAGCCCCGACGGGCAGACCCAGGCCCTGTTCCCCGTGGGCCCCGTGAGCCCCGGACACGGGTGGACGTTCAGATGCTACGGCTTTAACAGGGACACCCCCCGGGTGTGGTCGGCCCCCAGCGACCCCCTGGAGCTCCTGGTCTCAG GGCTGTCTGGGAAGCCGTCCCTCCTGACCCCGCAGGGCCCTGTCGTCACCTCTGGACAGAACCTGACCCTTCAGTGTCGCTCTGACGTGGGCTACGCCAGATTCGCTCTGTCCAAGGAGGGGGGCCGGGACCTCTCCCAGCGCCCTGCCCGGAGGGCCCAGGGGGGGCTCTCTCAGGCCGACTTCCTCCTGGGCCCGGTGGGCGCCGTCCACGGGGGCCGGTACAGATGCTACGGTGGACACGGCGTCTCCTCCGAGTGGTCGGCCCCCAGCGACCCCCTGGAGCTCCTGGTGGCGGGAGAGGGGCCAGCGG GACTGCTCAGAGACAGACCCTCCCTCTCGGCGCGGCCGGGCCCCTCGGTGGCCCCGGGAGAGAACGTGACCCTGCTGTGTCAGTCGGGAAACAGGACGGACACCTTCCTTCTGTCCCAGGAGGGGGCAGCCCATCGGCCCCTGCGTCTGCGCGCCCAGCACCAAGGCGGGCGGTTCCAGGCCGAGTTCTCCTTGAGTCCTGTGAGCTCGGCCCACAAGGGCACCTACAGGTGCTACCGCGCACTCAGCACAGAGCCCCACCTGCTGTCACGGCCCAGTGAGCCCCTGGTGCTCCTGGTCTCAG GAGGTTCAGAGGATCAGCCTGCCCCTCAGTGGACTCAGGACCTGCAGAGTAAGAGTGAAGGTCTTGGGGAGCTGGTCGTGG tttctcccagtGTAAAAGGAGAGGCCCGTGGCCCAGACTGTAGATGCCCGGGTTCTGACCTGGGTGTGACCCCATCGGGCGACGAGGTGACTGTGGGGGCCTGTCCCCTCCGCCGCAGCGTGGTCATGGA tttcctcgcctGTAAAACGG GCCTCACGTGGTACCTGAGTGTCCTCATCGGGGTCTCGGTGACCTTCGTCCTGCTGCTCCtcgtcctcttcctcctcctcttcctctggcaCCGGGGTCGGGACAGACGCAGGAACTCGG ATGCTGCTGTGAGCGACGCACAGTCTGAGGTGGGGCTGCAGCTGGACCATCGGGTGAGACCCCTGCTCCCGTCCGGCCACCACAGACCTCCTGGTGCCAAACTCAGCCCAGCGCACGCGTCGCTGTGCTCACACCCCAGCTCCAGCCGCACCCACCCCGACCCCTCCTTCCCGGCTCCCTGGGTCCTGCC CCCCAGGTCTCAAGAGGACGCGTGCATCAGTGGACCGCCCGCACGCCCAGGCCCCCCTCCTTCACCCCCAGCAAAGGGCGCGGGAGAGCGGGCGCCACCCCCTGGCCCTGCAGGCACGGCGGGCACTCACCCCGCG GCTGCCATGTCCGAAGCCCCCGAGGACGTGACCTACGCCCAGCTGAACCACTCGACTGTCAGAAGGGGGACGGCCGCACCCCCCAGCCTCCTGGTGGGGGAGCCCCCAGCAGAGCCCA GGAGCAGGAGTCCAGAGCTGTCTGGGGCCTGCTCAGGGCTGGTCCTGGCGGGGCGGCTGAAGGCCCAGTCAGTCTCCAGTCTGCTCCCTGGAGAGGAGGCGAGTCTGCACGCGCGCTCTTCCAGGGCAGAGTCGGGGTTTCCCTCAGCGCTCTG CTCCTCTGAAGTCTCCATCAGATCGGAACACTCCACAACCTTCGGGCCCTTGCTTGAGGACTGTCATGTTTGTTTGTGGCACAACGTCATGGTGCTTCTTCACGCTGCCGCCCCGAGTGACTCCTGTCCTGGGTCCCCTTTCCGCTGGATTCAAGGACTCGACACCGTAGAAGCCTCTGCTTTCCA GGTGGTCGGTGCCTGGGTCCGCAGGACGGCGAGGTCCTCCCCCAGTCTGGGGCCCCCTGAGCCACAGGGCCTGTCACC GCCCGGGAGGAAGAGCTGCCTCTTCCTGGGTGAGCGGAAGAGCATCGCGCCACCCCCGACTCAGAGcctgctcccccccaccccgggctcaCCGGGTCTCCACCCGCGGAGGCAGCCAGTGAAGCCCACCCTCCCGG TCCTGGGCTCCCCTTCCACGATGTCCCGCTGTGAACCCCAGTGTCCGGTCTGCGCACTGGGTGGAGCTGGCGGCAGTCTCCCGCCGCCGCCTGCCGGGAGGGTTGGTGGAGGTGGACGGCTGACCGCAGCCCCGTGTCTGCGGCCGGGAGCGCTCAGCCGCATGGCCTCACAGGGGCGTCCGGCAGGTCATCGCCCTGCCCAAGGCCTTGGAAAGCACCAGAACGTTCTGACCCGCGTGTCTGTGACCTTCAccccctgctcccctcctcctctgaCAGGAGCCCCACAGAGAATGCTGCAA AGATCCAGGATTCCCGGAAGAGGGACGGTGGGGAAGGCGCTCCGGCGTGGCGGTGGCAGCGGGCTGGCTGGCACCCCAGAGGCCGCCCTGGGGACGGCAGGGGCACCACGGGAGGAGCGGGAGCGGAGCGGGCACAGGG ACACAGCCGTGAGCCTGTCTGAGGAGGGCAAGCAGCTGGGCAGCCCA ACTAACATGCGGAGGAATCGCCCAACAATGTGCCTTGGGGTGCACCTACAGGCGCTCGGCACCTCCTCTCCCAGGAAGCGCACCCCAGCCGTTGCGTTAACACGCGAGACCAGCCTGTATGTCAGGTTGTCAGACCCCAAGGCACAGCCGGACCCTCT GGCCCATGGCTCCAGCTCCGGCATGTGGCCTCAGCAGTCGCAGCTCGTGGGCCCGGGTGCTCCGCAGC GAAAATCCGCCTCAGACTGCCAACaccctgtgtgtctgtctgtccggagggcacccaggtctcctccatcctCACGGCCTGGACCACAGGGAGGAGACGCCATgacccccaccctccccgcccTGCTCTGCCTCG GGCTGAGTGTGGGCCTGAGGACCCAGGTGCAGGCTG AGACCCCCCCCAAACCCACCATCTGGGCTGAACCAGGCTCTGTGGTCACCTGCGGGAGCTCCGTGACCATCTGGTGTCAGGGGCCCCCAAATGCCAAAAGCTTCAGTCTGAACAAAGAGGGCATCTCAGCCCCCTGGAACACACAGCCCCTACTGAAGCCCTGGGACAAGGCCAACTTCTCCATCCTGAACATCGAAGAGCAGCAGGCAGGGAGATACCGCTGCTCTCACTTCATTGGATTTAACTGGTCAGAGCCCAGCGACCCCCTGGAGCTCCTGGTGGCAGAAGAGGGGCCAGCGGGTCAGTCGGGGGCCAGACTCTGCACAGACCCCACCG GACTGCTCAGAGACAGACCCTCCCTTTCGGCGCGGCCGGGCCCCTCGGTGGCCCCGGGGGAGAACGTGACCCTGCTGTGTCAGTCGGGAAACAGGACAGACACCTTCCTTCTGTCCCAGGAGGGGGCAGCCCATCGGCCCCTGCGTCTGCGCGCCCAGCGCCAAGGCGGGCGGTTCCAGGCCGAGTTCTCCTTGAGTCCTGTGAGCTCGGCCCACGGGGGCACCTACAGGTGCTACCGCGCACTCAGCACAGAGCCCCACCTGCTGTCACGGCCCAGCGAGCCCCTGGCGCTCCTGGTCTCAG CTCGGGGCTCTGTGCCCTGGGAGGTCCCGGAGGTCGTGCAGGAGGGGGCGCTGAGGGAGGGGCCCCCTGAGGGAGGGGCCTGGGAgccaggccccgccccttccTCACGCACTGGGGTCCCGGAGGGGCAG ACCCAGAGTGAGGACGAGGACAGCGTCCCCGTCAGGGGCTGGGCTCGG